A window of Vigna unguiculata cultivar IT97K-499-35 chromosome 4, ASM411807v1, whole genome shotgun sequence contains these coding sequences:
- the LOC114181992 gene encoding protein C2-DOMAIN ABA-RELATED 4, whose amino-acid sequence MKELDSIPKTLMEDLLGLLRVRVKRGVNLAVRDVRSSDPYVVIKMFNQKLKTRVIKKDVNPEWNEDLTLSIIDPNHLVKLTVFDHDTFSKDDRMGDAEFEIFPFMEALKSNLSGIPSGTVIKRIQPSKENFLADESCITYVNGKVVQDMILRLQNVECGEVELQLQWIDLPAAKGV is encoded by the exons atgaaggaATTGGATTCAATACCAAAGACTCTGATGGAAGATCTGCTTGGCCTTTTGAGGGTTCGCGTGAAGCGCGGTGTCAACCTAGCCGTTCGTGATGTCCGAAGCAGTGACCCTTATGTTGTCATCAAGATGTTCAATCAg AAACTAAAGACTCGTGTCATTAAAAAGGATGTGAATCCTGAGTGGAATGAAGACCTTACGCTTTCTATTATAGATCCGAATCACCTTGTTAAACTG ACTGTGTTTGATCATGACACCTTCAGCAAAGATGACAGAATGGGAGATGCAGAATTTGAGATCTTTCCCTTTATGGAAGCCTTGAAGAGCAACTTAAGTGGCATTCCAAGTGGTACTGTAATCAAAAGAATACAACCAAGCAAGGAGAACTTCCTGGCTGATGAGAGCTGCATCACTTATGTGAATGGCAAGGTTGTGCAAGATATGATCCTTAGATTGCAAAATGTGGAGTGTGGTGAAGTGGAACTTCAGTTGCAGTGGATTGATCTTCCTGCTGCTAAGGGTGTATGA
- the LOC114181915 gene encoding probable auxin efflux carrier component 1c, translated as MITLLDFYHVMTAMVPLYVAMILAYGSVKWWKIFSPDQCSGINRFVALFAVPLLSFHFIASNNPYKMNLRFLAADTLQKIIILVLLAVWSNFTKRGCLEWTITLFSLSTLPNTLVMGIPLLKGMYGEFSGSLMVQIVVLQCIIWYTLMLFMFEFRGARMLISEQFPDTAGSIVSIHVDSDVMSLDGRQPLETEAEIKEDGKLHVTVRKSNASRSDIFSRRSQGLSSTTPRPSNLTNAEIYSLQSSRNPTPRGSSFNHTDFYSMMAAGGRNSNFGASDVYGLSASRGPTPRPSNYDEDGGKPKFHYHAGGTGHYPAPNPGMFSPSNASKSVAAAAANANANANAKKPNGQAQLKPEDGNRDLHMFVWSSSASPVSDVFGGHEYSGHDQKEVKLNVSPGKVENHRDTQEDYLEKDEFSFGNRGMEREMNQHEGEKVGDGKPKTMPPASVMTRLILIMVWRKLIRNPNTYSSLIGLTWSLVSFRWNVEMPAIIAKSISILSDAGLGMAMFSLGLFMALQPRIIACGNSIAAFAMAVRFLTGPAVMAAASIAVGLKGVLLHVAIVQAALPQGIVPFVFAKEYNVHPDILSTAVIFGMLIALPITLVYYILMGL; from the exons ATGATCACTCTACTAGACTTCTACCATGTCATGACTGCAATGGTGCCACTCTATGTGGCTATGATTCTAGCCTATGGCTCAGTCAAGTGGTGGAAGATTTTCTCCCCTGACCAATGTTCTGGCATCAACCGTTTTGTGGCACTCTTTGCAGTGCCTCTTCTCTCCTTCCACTTCATAGCATCCAACAACCCTTACAAGATGAACCTTAGGTTCCTAGCTGCTGACACCCTTCAGAAGATCATAATACTAGTCCTTCTTGCAGTCTGGAGCAACTTCACCAAAAGGGGTTGCTTGGAATGGACCATAACCTTGTTCTCCCTCTCCACCCTCCCAAACACCTTGGTCATGGGGATCCCTCTGCTCAAAGGTATGTATGGTGAGTTCTCGGGGAGCCTCATGGTGCAGATTGTGGTCCTTCAGTGCATCATTTGGTACACCTTGATGCTCTTCATGTTTGAGTTCAGGGGTGCCAGAATGCTCATCTCTGAGCAGTTCCCTGACACTGCTGGCTCCATTGTCTCCATCCATGTCGACTCTGATGTCATGTCGTTGGATGGAAGGCAACCTCTTGAGACTGAAGCTGAGATCAAAGAAGATGGCAAACTCCATGTCACTGTGAGGAAATCCAATGCCTCAAGATCAGACATCTTCTCTAGAAGGTCTCAGGGTCTCTCTTCCACCACTCCACGCCCTTCTAACCTCACAAATGCAGAGATATACTCCTTGCAGTCTTCTAGGAACCCTACGCCAAGAGGCTCTAGCTTCAACCACACTGATTTCTACTCAATGATGGCTGCCGGTGGCAGAAACTCCAACTTTGGTGCCTCTGATGTTTATGGCCTTTCAGCTTCAAGAGGGCCAACTCCAAGGCCTTCTAACTACGATGAAGATGGTGGCAAGCCAAAGTTTCATTACCATGCCGGTGGAACCGGACACTACCCTGCACCGAACCCTGGCATGTTCTCTCCCTCTAATGCCTCCAAAAGTGTTGCTGCTGCTGCCGCTAATGCTAATGCTAATGCTAATGCCAAGAAGCCTAATGGGCAGGCTCAGCTGAAGCCTGAGGATGGGAATAGGGACCTTCACATGTTTGTTTGGAGTTCAAGCGCTTCACCAGTCTCTGATGTGTTTGGTGGCCATGAGTATAGTGGTCATGATCAGAAAGAAGTCAAATTGAATGTATCTCCAGGAAAAG TGGAGAACCATAGAGACACTCAGGAGGACTACCTGGAGAAAGATGAGTTCAGCTTTGGGAATAGAGGAATGGAGAGGGAGATGAATCAGCATGAGGGTGAGAAAGTTGGAGATGGGAAGCCAAAAACCATGCCTCCTGCAAGTGTGATGACAAGACTTATATTGATTATGGTGTGGAGAAAACTCATCAGAAACCCCAACACCTACTCTAGTCTAATTGGCCTCACTTGGTCTCTTGTTTCATTCAG GTGGAATGTAGAGATGCCTGCCATAATAGCAAAGTCTATCTCCATATTGTCAGATGCAGGGCTTGGCATGGCCATGTTCAGTCTTG GTCTCTTCATGGCTTTGCAACCGAGGATCATAGCATGTGGAAATTCCATAGCAGCTTTTGCCATGGCTGTGAGATTCCTTACAGGTCCAGCTGTCATGGCAGCTGCTTCCATTGCTGTTGGACTCAAAGGTGTTCTCTTACACGTTGCCATTGTTCAG GCAGCACTTCCCCAAGGAATTGTCCCATTTGTCTTTGCTAAGGAATATAATGTACATCCTGATATTCTCAGCACAGC TGTTATTTTTGGGATGTTGATTGCGTTGCCCATAACTCTGGTGTACTACATTTTGATGGGGTTGTGA